From Micromonospora echinaurantiaca:
CCACCGCCGGCAGGTTCAGCGCGCCCGGCGTACGGCCGGACTCCCGCTCGTCGGCCGGCCAGGGCGACTCCCAGCGGGTGCCCTTGCGCACCACCAGCAGCCCCACCCCGGCCGGGCCGCCCCACTTGTGCGCGCTGGCGGTCAGCACCGACCAGCCGGCCGGCACCGGCGCCCGGCCCACCGCCTGCGCCGCGTCGACGTAGAGCGGCACCCCGGCGTCCGCGCAGGTGGCGGCCGCCTCGGCGACCGGCTGGAGGGTGCCCACCTCGTGGCTGGCGGCGATCAGTGCGGCCAGCGCCACACCGGGGGCCCGGACCGCCGTGTCCCAGGCGGCGACGTCCAGCCGGCCGAGCCGGTCCACCGGCACCCCGAGGGCGGTGCCGCCGGCGGCGGTGTGCCGCTCGGCCGCGTGCAGCACGGCGGAGTGCTCGATCTCCGAGTGCACCAGGATCGGGCCGATCCGGCGTCGCCCGGCCAGGCCGCCGAGGACGGCCGCGTGCGCGGCGCTCGTACCGCTGCCGGTGAAGGAGAGCTCGTCGGGGCGTACGCCCAGGGTCTCGGCGGTCGCGGCGCGCGCTGCGTCGAGGAGCTGGCGGGCCCGGCGGGCCTGCGTGTAGAGCTTGCCGGGGTCGGCCCAGCCGTCGTCGAGCGCGGCCAGCAGCGCCTGCCGGGCGACCGGGTGCAGCGGGGCGGCGGTCGCCGCGTCCAGATAGACCGGGGATGCGCTCACGGCTGTCCACGCTATCGCGCCGGTACGCCCAAGATCCCCCCGATGGGGGCGGACAGCGACCCCAACACGGTCCAGCCCGTCATGGTCGAGTAATCTGCGACCGTCGGTGACGCCTTTGCCGCCGGTGCTGTCGCTCCGCCCGATGGGGCGGCAGAAGAGAACAGACACCGCGGCGCGCTAGGGAGGCAGGACCAGGTGGTCGCAAGGAGTTCGGAGGTACGGCCCACGGCCGTACGGCACAGCGCTTCCCCAGGAGCCGGTGGGCGCCGGCGGCGTGGTGCTGGTCGGGTCGCCGGGCTCGGTCTCGGCGGGGCGGCGCTGCTGGTCCTGCTCACGGGCTGCGACGTCGGCGCGGCGTTCGACGGCTTCGGCTGGCCGCAGGGTGGCATCTCCGCGGAGTCCCGCCGGATGTACGACCTGTGGATCGCCTCGTGCATCGCGGCGCTCGCGGTCGGCGTCTTCGTGTGGGGCCTGATCTTCTGGTGCGTCGTCCGCTACCGCAAGCGGGGCAACGAACTGCCGGTGCAGACCCGCTACAACATGCCGATGGAGTTCCTCTACACCATCGCGCCGATCCTGATCGTCTCCGTGCTCTTCTACTACACGGCGATCGTGCAGACCGACGTGGTCAAGACGACCAAGAACCCCGATGTCACCGTCGAGGTGGTCGCCTTCAAGTGGAACTGGCAGTTCAACTACCGCGACGGTCAGGGCCCGGAGGCCAACACGGTCGCCTCGACGCTGGGCACCAGCGAGGTCATCCCGATCCTGGTGCTGCCGAGCAACCGGTCCATCCGGTTCGAGGAGACCAGCCGGGACGTCATCCACTCGTTCTGGGTGCCGGAGATGCTGTTCAAGCGGGACGTCATGCCGGGCAAGATCCGCAACGTGTTCGAGGTCTCCAGCCTGGAGACCGAGGGCGCCTACGTGGGGCGCTGCGCCGAGCTCTGCGGCAGCTACCACGCGTTCATGAACTTCGAGCTGCGGGTCGTGTCGCCGGAGAAGTACGAGCAGTTCCTCGCGGCCAAGCAGGACGGCAAGTCGACCCAGGAGGCGCTGACGGCCATCGGCGAGGAGCCGTACGCCCAGACCACCCGGCCGTTCGAGACGCGGCGCACGGAAGCCAACTTCAACCCGGACAACGCTCCGGTTGGCGCGGGAAGCTGAGGGAGCGGGCATGAAGACCGAGTGGCGTATCTTCCTGGTCATCGCCGGGTTCCTGCTCTTCGCGACCGTCCTGTACGGCGCCTGGACGGCCGGTGAGTCCGGCGGCGTCGAGTGGGTGGGCACCACGGCCCTGCTGCTGTCCTTCCTGCTCTGCGCGATGTGCGGTGGCTTCTTCTGGTTCGTCTCCCGCCGCATCGACCTGCGCCCGGAGGACCGGCCGGACGCCGAGATCGCCGACGGCGCGGGCGAGGTCGGCTTCTTCAGCCCGGGCAGCTACTGGCCGTTCGGCATCGCGCTGTCCGCCTCGATCGCCGGCCTCGGCCTGGTGTTCTGGCAGTTCTGGCTGGTGGGTCTCGGCCTGCTGGCGGTCGTCTTCGCCGCCTGCGGCCTGCTCTTCGAGTACTACACCGGTACCCGGCGCACCGCCGAGCACTGAGCCGGC
This genomic window contains:
- a CDS encoding cysteine desulfurase family protein — its product is MSASPVYLDAATAAPLHPVARQALLAALDDGWADPGKLYTQARRARQLLDAARAATAETLGVRPDELSFTGSGTSAAHAAVLGGLAGRRRIGPILVHSEIEHSAVLHAAERHTAAGGTALGVPVDRLGRLDVAAWDTAVRAPGVALAALIAASHEVGTLQPVAEAAATCADAGVPLYVDAAQAVGRAPVPAGWSVLTASAHKWGGPAGVGLLVVRKGTRWESPWPADERESGRTPGALNLPAVVAAAASLRAAAADAAAEAARLAPLVDRIRARVAAEVPDVEVVGDPDHRLPHLVTFSCLYVDGEALLHALDRRGFAVSSGSSCTSSTLRPSHVLEAMGVLSHGNVRISLHRETTEADVERFLTELPAIVADLRAEAGVVGL
- the ctaC gene encoding aa3-type cytochrome oxidase subunit II — its product is MVARSSEVRPTAVRHSASPGAGGRRRRGAGRVAGLGLGGAALLVLLTGCDVGAAFDGFGWPQGGISAESRRMYDLWIASCIAALAVGVFVWGLIFWCVVRYRKRGNELPVQTRYNMPMEFLYTIAPILIVSVLFYYTAIVQTDVVKTTKNPDVTVEVVAFKWNWQFNYRDGQGPEANTVASTLGTSEVIPILVLPSNRSIRFEETSRDVIHSFWVPEMLFKRDVMPGKIRNVFEVSSLETEGAYVGRCAELCGSYHAFMNFELRVVSPEKYEQFLAAKQDGKSTQEALTAIGEEPYAQTTRPFETRRTEANFNPDNAPVGAGS
- a CDS encoding cytochrome c oxidase subunit 4, whose product is MKTEWRIFLVIAGFLLFATVLYGAWTAGESGGVEWVGTTALLLSFLLCAMCGGFFWFVSRRIDLRPEDRPDAEIADGAGEVGFFSPGSYWPFGIALSASIAGLGLVFWQFWLVGLGLLAVVFAACGLLFEYYTGTRRTAEH